CTTGGCGTCCAGGTCGCTCCGACAGGCCATGCTGCGCTGGGCCAGGTAACCGGTTCCGTCGGCATTCATCTGCACCAGCCACTGGAGGGCCAGCAGAGCCAGAAACGCGCCTGACACGTCTTTGGCCTGGGACGGGGTAAAGGCCAGCAGCTGGCTGGCCCGGATTCCGCCCGGCCCGGCCTGCCCGGTGTAGACGGCCGACAGCCGGGCGGCCAGGCCGTCCAGCCCGCCGACCTCGGCCAGGACCCAGCCGGCGTAGGCGGCCGTGGCCAGCATGGCCACGCCAAATTGCAGCACGTCGGTTGCCACCACGCTGCGCAGCCCGCCGGTGGTCGAATAGAAAACGGTCACCAACACGATCAGACCGATGGACAGCAGGTTGTCGGTGGAGCGCATCCACACCTCGGGGCTGGTGTCGGGAAGTGTGGTCAGAGGAGTGTCGAGCCAGCGCACGGCCGCCAGCAGCGGCTCGTACAGGTCGGGGGCGAGCCAGGCGTGCCAGACCAGAAAGGGCTCGGCGATGCGGGTGGTGGCCAGCAGTACGATAGCCAGGACGGTGCAGTTGAAGATCGTGCCGAAATAGATTGCCTTCACCCCGCGCAGCAGCAGGGCGGCGGGCTGGCTGTAGCGCCGCTCGGTCAGCTCGGCGTCGGTCAGCACGCCGGCTCGCCGCCAGGCGGGCGCCAGGACAAAGCCGACCAGCAGAAAGGACAGGGCGTAGGACCAGATCCACCACAGCGAAAAAATGCCGGATACCGCCAGCAGGCCGGTGCATAACAGCGGCGTATCCGCAGCAAACTGGGTCGCCGCCATGCTGATGCCGGCCCGCCAGCCGGTGAGGCTCCGTCCGGCCAGAAAGTATTCTTCCAGATTCTGTGAGGCCAGACGGCGGGAACGCAGACCCGCGGCTACGGCATACACCACGAAGGCGGCCAGCAGGCAGATATCAAGCGTCTCCAGGCCCATACGTGCGTCCGAGTGTGGTCGAATGGGAAGGGAAAGGCACCGCCATTGTACTCTTTCCGCCGCATGCATTATATTTGCCCCCGCCCGCCGCGATCAACACGCATGAACAGCCGCCCGCTCCGTGCTGACCACACGCTTTCCCGCCTGCACCGCCAGTGGTGGGCGATCAGCTGTGTCTGCGGTCTGAGCCTGGGACTGGGCTACACGCTGTTGTCCGCCGGCTGGCAACCTGAGGCCGCCCGGTGCTGGGCGCTGCTGGCCGGCTGGGTGATGGCGGTCGAGTTGGTTTTCCTATGGCGATGGCTGCCGGACAACTCCAGACAGCCCGGCCAGCCCCTGCTGCCGGCCCTGGGTCTGGGAAACCTGCTGACCATCGGGCGTGGCCTGCTGGTCGGTCTGCTGGCCGGCTTTGTGGGCCTGGGCTGGCCACCCGGCTGGCTGGCCTGTCTGCCGGCCGGTCTGTACAGTCTGGCCGCAATCGGCGACTCGCTCGACGGTTATGTATCTCGAAAAACGCATTACACCACCCATCTGGGCCAACGCCTTGACATGCAGGTCGATGCCCTGGGACTGCTGGTGGCAACCGGCCTGGCCGTGCAGTATGGCCAACTGCCCGTCTGGTACCTGGGGCTGGGGCTTGCCCACTATGGTTTTGGGCTGGGCCGGTGGTGGCGCAGACGGCGGGGAAAACCGGTCCAGAGCGTACCCCCGCGAGCCGCCCGAGCCGTGATCGGCGGCTGCCAGGTCGGCTTTATCAGCGTCGTGCTGTGGCCCGTCTTCTCGCCCCCGCTGACCAGCCTGGTCGGCCTGCTGTTCGTGCTGCCCACCCTGGTCAGCTTTGGCCGTGACTGGCTGGCGGTGAGCGGCCGGTCGGCGGCCACTGAGTAGGAGTATTGTTGCAATTTGCGGGAAATCGTGCATGTTCGTGTGTCGGTGAGGCGCGGCCAAAGCCGAAGGAGGGCCGACCATGGGTGAAGCAAGCGTTCAGCCGATAACGCGCGCCCGTATCCCGACTCCCGACGGGGAGTTTCAGCTGTGCGTGTATAAAAACGGGCAGGCCGACAAGGAACACTTGGCGCTGGTGCTGGGGGAGGTGGAGAATCGCCCCGACGTGCTGGTCCGGGTGCACTCCGAGTGCTTCACCGGCGATGTGTTGGGCTCGTTGCGCTGCGACTGCGGCTCCCAGCTGAACCGCTCCATGCAGTGGATCGCCCAGGAGGGAGCCGGCATCATTGTCTATCTGCGCCAGGAGGGGCGGGGGATTGGCCT
This is a stretch of genomic DNA from Desulfurellaceae bacterium. It encodes these proteins:
- the ribA gene encoding GTP cyclohydrolase II; translated protein: MGEASVQPITRARIPTPDGEFQLCVYKNGQADKEHLALVLGEVENRPDVLVRVHSECFTGDVLGSLRCDCGSQLNRSMQWIAQEGAGIIVYLRQEGRGIGLSDKLRAYNLQDQGYDTVDANLLLGHQADERDYAVAALILKDLAVPSVRLLTNNPFKIESLQEHGMPVSARVPLPAQVTAENA
- a CDS encoding CDP-alcohol phosphatidyltransferase family protein gives rise to the protein MNSRPLRADHTLSRLHRQWWAISCVCGLSLGLGYTLLSAGWQPEAARCWALLAGWVMAVELVFLWRWLPDNSRQPGQPLLPALGLGNLLTIGRGLLVGLLAGFVGLGWPPGWLACLPAGLYSLAAIGDSLDGYVSRKTHYTTHLGQRLDMQVDALGLLVATGLAVQYGQLPVWYLGLGLAHYGFGLGRWWRRRRGKPVQSVPPRAARAVIGGCQVGFISVVLWPVFSPPLTSLVGLLFVLPTLVSFGRDWLAVSGRSAATE